A DNA window from Helianthus annuus cultivar XRQ/B chromosome 15, HanXRQr2.0-SUNRISE, whole genome shotgun sequence contains the following coding sequences:
- the LOC110941517 gene encoding uncharacterized protein LOC110941517 produces MGQMGFPNKWCLLVKGILESARSAVLVNGSPTFEFQCQKGIRQGDPLSPFLFLIVKEAFSSISRDNIEKTAKLLRVFYICSGLKINLKKSRLFGIGFEGEEACDMASILGCRVGEFPFDYLGIKVGANMNKICHWDSVIDTVKRRLASWKANMLSMGSRLTLIKSVLASLPVYYLSIYKAPSKVTDLIEN; encoded by the exons ATGGGCCAAATGGGTTTTCCTAACAAATGGTGCCTCTTGGTGAAGGGGATTCTTGAGTCTGCTAGATCGGCCGTCTTGGTCAATGGATCGCCCACGTTCGAATTTCAATGTCAAAAGGGGATCAGGCAAGGAGATCCTCTTTCTCCGTTTTTATTTCTTATCGTTAAGGAGGCTTTCTCATCTATA TCGAGGGATAATATTGAGAAAACAGCAAAGTTACTTAGAGTTTTCTATATTTGCTCGGGGTTGAAAATAAATTTAAAGAAATCTCGTTTGTTTGGCATTGGCTTTGAAGGTGAAGAGGCATGTGATATGGCGAGTATTTTGGGGTGTAGAGTGGGGGAGTTCCCCTTTGACTATTTGGGGATTAAAGTTGGAGCGAATATGAATAAGATCTGCCATTGGGATTCGGTTATTGACACGGTTAAACGTCGATTAGCTTCTTGGAAGGCCAATATGCTATCCATGGGAAGCAGACTTACCTTAATCAAATCGGTGCTGGCTAGTTTGCCCGTCTACTACTTATCTATATACAAAGCCCCAAGTAAAGTGACGGATCTTATAGAAAATTGA